The Methylobacterium durans nucleotide sequence CTTGTGCGAGTTCCGCGGCCGGCTGCTGCAGCACGATGCCACCGGACGGCTGCTGGCCCGCATCCTCGACGCCGCACGCGACCAGGGCGTGCTCAAGGGGCGCGGGCGCCAACGCACCGACAGCACCCACGTGCTCGCCGCGGTGCGCGACCTCAACCGGATCGAACTGCTGGCCGAGACGCTGCGCGCGGCTCTCAACGCGGTCGCAGCCCTTGTCCCCGACTGGCTGCGCCGGGTCGTCCCATCCGACTGGCACGAGCGCTACGATCGCCGGATCGAGGATGCGCGCCTGCCCACGACCGGCCTCAAACGCGAGGTTTACGTGCTCCAGGTCGGGGCCGACGGCTGCCGCCTGCTCGACGCGCTGGATGGCGCGGACGCCCCGCCACTCGCTGTCGCCTTGCCATCCGTCGCCGTGCTGCGCCGGGTGTGGGCGCGGCACTTCGCGCGCGCAGGTGACGGCAGCCCACTTGCTGGGGCCGGCATCCGATTGCGCCCGGTGCAGGGGCGTGGACCCGGTGACCGGATCGAGTCGCCCTACGACGTCGATGCTCGGTTCCGGGCCAAGTCCGGAACCGACTGGACCGGCTACATGGTCCACCTGACTGAGACCTGCGACCCCGACCTGCCTCGGCTGGTCGTTCACACCGACACGACGCCAGCCAACGTGCACGAGGCGATGCGCACCGCCGCGATCCATGCCGCCCTGGCCAGCTCGGGACTGCTCCCTTGCGAGCACCTGGTCGACGCTGCCTACGTGAGCGCCGAGCATCTGGTCACGGCCCGCGAGCGGCATGGCATCGCCCTGATCGGCCCGACGCGGCCGAACCAGAGTTGGCAGATGCGTGAGGAGGATGCGTTCCAGGTCACCGACTTCGCGGTCGACTGGGAGCGCCACCGCGTGCGCTGCCCCGAGGGGCACGAGAGCACGAGTTGGGGCGCCTACCGGGACAAGGCGAGCGGACGCCCATTCATCCGCGCGGGCTTCAAGCCCGCCGTCTGCCGCCTATGCCCTGCCAAGCCGCGTTGTACCCGGGCGGCGAGCCGCCGCCTCAGCCTGCATCCGCGCGCCGAGCACGAGGCGTTGGCGGCTGCGCGGCAGCGGCAGGAGAGCGAGGAAGGCCGGCGGCTCTACGGGCAGCGGCAAGGCATCGAGGCGACGATCGCGCAAGGCGTACGCAGCTTCGGCCTGCGCCGGGCACGCTACCGCGGGCTGGCGAAGACGACCTTGCAGAGCGTGGCGACGGCAGCCGCTCTCAACGTCGATCGCCTCGCTGCCTGGCTCTCGCTGCGTCCGCTGGCACCCACGCGCACCTCACGCTTCAAGGCCCTCACGGCATAGCTGTCGAATTCGCCAACAGTGTCCGACTCCTATTTTAAGTACGAAGAACTTGAGCCACCGCCCGAAGCGTCAAGCCGCTAATTGAAGTAGTTTGCACACGATCACCAAATATCTCGCCTAAAGGACGCTCTGCCTGCCGAATATATAAAAAATCAGCCTTATTAATTAGCCTTGGGGTCTGCGCCACACCGACTTCCGAAAGTGCTTTGATTACTATTCTTCCGGCTGGATACGGCCCCTCAAATTCGACTTTCAAGCCCGATCTCATGTGCGGCTGCAGCTTCGAGAACGAAGGATCTTTTGCAGCCTCCAACAGCACCTCCACGTTGCTGCGTTCGTCCTCTGTCTCCATTAGCTGTGCGAGAGCTTCCGCAAACGACACGCCCTTCGCACTAATTCTGTCAGCGACATCGCAAGCACCAAGGTAATGCCCTCCATCTCGCGCTCTTCGGAGTTCGGAATATTTCTGTATTGTCTTCGGAACATTTTTAGCCAAACTACTAGCGTTCACCGCGATGAGGAGATTTGCAGCATCGATCGGCGTCATCCTCGCTGCATTACGGCCTCTTCCATGATGACTGATAAGGCCCGCTTCACGGGCCGCGCGAGCGTAAACGCTGACGAAGTTCTCTTCGAGGCCTTCAACCTTGGCCACCACGCGGACGAGATCGCTAATTACCGCCACGGATCGGCACCTCTCGTATGATGTTGTATCGAACGAAATTTCTTGCGTCAAGCCTCGTCTGATGTAGCTTCATACGAAGCTGCAGCAATTTTTGTAAGCAGCTTTGTGAGGAAGAATGGCAACGATCCGAAAGCGAACGCTTCCAAGCGGTAAGGTCGTTTGGCTGGCGGGATACACCGACGGCGGAGGGGCGCGCCGCTTCAAGCAATTTCCTACCAAGCGGGAGGCGGACACGTTTTTGACGCGAGCTCGGAGCGAAGTCGCAGCCGGCAACCACGTGCCGGACCGCGCTGCCAGCACCGTGGACCAGGGCTATGCGCTGTTGATCAGCGCCCTCGAGATCGACAAAGCGGCCGGCGCCACGCTGCACAATTACCGCGTGTACTACCGCGGCCACGTGCAGCCATTCCTCGGCTCGCGCTTGCTACCGAAGGTGCATCCGGCAGACGTCGGCGATTGGCTTGAGAAGCTGAGGGCGGAGGGCCGGACCGACGACACCTGCCGGCGAGCTCGCATCGTGCTCGGTGCAATCTTCGACGAAGCGATTCGCCGGCGCCTCGCCTACAGCAATCCCGTCCGCTCCCTGCGCAGTCGGCGGCGCACGCGCCGAGCCGAGATTCGCGATGCAGAAGAGAGGGTGCGGATCCCAGAACGTGATGCTGTACGCGCCATGCTCGCCGCTGCTGCCGATTTTGATGCGCTCTTTCTAATCGCCCGCGCGCGCACGGCAGCGGGCCTCCAGACCATCGACGTGCGTCGCACGTCAGCGCAGCATCCGATCTCGGCGCTGAGGGCGTTTAGGGCCGAGCATCCGGAAGCAGAGACCGAGGCCTTTCGGCCACCACCTTGGCTTCGGCCCATGTTGGCGACGATGGCCCTAGCAGGGCTTCGGATCGGAGAGGCGAGAGGGCTCGGGTGGCACCGAGTTCGCGCGGAGCATCTTGAGGTACGCGAAGCGGTCGACCGCTACAATGTCCGGGAGGCAGTGAAGACGGTTGCCGGGCTGCGAAGCATTCCGATCGGTCCGCAGCTCGCCGCAATCCTAGCGAATTGGCAGGCGGTGAGCGGGCGGACGGATGGGTTGGTCTTTCCGTCCGAGACCGGTACTCCGCTCGGCTATCCGAACATTGTAAACCGGCAGATCGCGCCGCTACAGGTCGCCCTCGGCATCGTCAGCGCAGATGGCTCGCCGAGGTGGACAGCGCACAGCTTTCGGCACTTTGCTGTGAGCCTCTGGATCGATGAGGGCGCCAACATCAAGCAGGTGGCGGAGTGGGCCGGACACGAGTCGCCGGAGTTCACGCAAAGGGTCTATGGCCACCTGTTCAACTCTGGACGGACGGACCGGCGCGCTGCTACTGCAGGGGAGCTTTCGGTGCTTGGCGACGCACAGCCGGCAACACCAACGCAACACGAGAATGACAACGAAGTAGTTTCGGCAACGCCGGTAATGGCTTAGTGCATGGCCCAGGTCGCCTTCTAAGCGGCAGGTCGTAGGTTCGAGCCCTACCGGGGTCGCCACGCTCGGCGTCCGCGAAAGCTTTCGACCAACCGGTTATTCTCCTCCGGCGGTGCCTTCGGGTGCCCACCCGGGCGGTGGCATCTCGCGCCGGGCCCCACGCAATACGGACAGCGCGCTGCTAGCGCGCTCTGTCCAATTCGCGTCGTCCAGCCCGGGGGCCACGATGTCGGTCGGCCCTCGAAGACGGCGAGCGTTCGGGCGAGCCGGTCACGGCGCGGGACGTCGCGGCATTGCCAGGAGGTCAACGCGGCAGACCAAGGTCACATTGACGAGCGGGCCGAAAGCGGGCTCCTCATCGGTCCCGAAGAACCGCTCGGGAGGCGCTCCACATGACCGATCTGACGACGTTGCGCGATCTCTCGGGGCTCAGCCCGAGCCCCGCCGCCCTCACGGGCTCGGCCCTCGTGATGATCGACCTTCAGAACACCTATCGCGAGGGGGTGATGCGGCTCGCGGGCGTCGAGGAGGCGATCCGTGAGGCGAGGGGGCTCCTGGACCGAGCCCGGGCGGCGGGCATCCCGGTCCTGCATGTCCGCCACGATGCAGGGCCGGGCTCGCCCTACGACGTCACGGCGCCGATCGGCCAGATCAGCGACGAGGTGGCACCGCAGGGCGATGAGCCCGTGAACACCAAATCCTACCCGAGCTCGTTCGTCGGCACCGATCTTCAGGCACGGCTCGAAGCGGCCGGCGTCAAAGACGTGGTGCTGGCCGGCTTCATGACGCATATGTGCGTGAACTCGACCGCCCGCAGCGCCTTCAATCTCGGCTTCCGCCCGACCGTCGTGGCCGCCGCCACCGCGACCCGGGACCTGCCCGCGCCCGACGGCAGCGTCGTGCCCGCAGCGCAGCTTCAGGCCGCGAGCCTCGCCGCGCTCGCCGATCTCT carries:
- a CDS encoding IS1182 family transposase gives rise to the protein MSLRLQSPLPPVPEDTARVAQIAFRRGNPYLLLRTRLGTIFADTEFADLYPARGQPAYAPWRLALVTLLQFREGLSDRQAAEAVRARIDWKYLLALDLTDPGFDYSVLCEFRGRLLQHDATGRLLARILDAARDQGVLKGRGRQRTDSTHVLAAVRDLNRIELLAETLRAALNAVAALVPDWLRRVVPSDWHERYDRRIEDARLPTTGLKREVYVLQVGADGCRLLDALDGADAPPLAVALPSVAVLRRVWARHFARAGDGSPLAGAGIRLRPVQGRGPGDRIESPYDVDARFRAKSGTDWTGYMVHLTETCDPDLPRLVVHTDTTPANVHEAMRTAAIHAALASSGLLPCEHLVDAAYVSAEHLVTARERHGIALIGPTRPNQSWQMREEDAFQVTDFAVDWERHRVRCPEGHESTSWGAYRDKASGRPFIRAGFKPAVCRLCPAKPRCTRAASRRLSLHPRAEHEALAAARQRQESEEGRRLYGQRQGIEATIAQGVRSFGLRRARYRGLAKTTLQSVATAAALNVDRLAAWLSLRPLAPTRTSRFKALTA
- a CDS encoding tyrosine-type recombinase/integrase produces the protein MATIRKRTLPSGKVVWLAGYTDGGGARRFKQFPTKREADTFLTRARSEVAAGNHVPDRAASTVDQGYALLISALEIDKAAGATLHNYRVYYRGHVQPFLGSRLLPKVHPADVGDWLEKLRAEGRTDDTCRRARIVLGAIFDEAIRRRLAYSNPVRSLRSRRRTRRAEIRDAEERVRIPERDAVRAMLAAAADFDALFLIARARTAAGLQTIDVRRTSAQHPISALRAFRAEHPEAETEAFRPPPWLRPMLATMALAGLRIGEARGLGWHRVRAEHLEVREAVDRYNVREAVKTVAGLRSIPIGPQLAAILANWQAVSGRTDGLVFPSETGTPLGYPNIVNRQIAPLQVALGIVSADGSPRWTAHSFRHFAVSLWIDEGANIKQVAEWAGHESPEFTQRVYGHLFNSGRTDRRAATAGELSVLGDAQPATPTQHENDNEVVSATPVMA
- a CDS encoding cysteine hydrolase family protein, whose translation is MTDLTTLRDLSGLSPSPAALTGSALVMIDLQNTYREGVMRLAGVEEAIREARGLLDRARAAGIPVLHVRHDAGPGSPYDVTAPIGQISDEVAPQGDEPVNTKSYPSSFVGTDLQARLEAAGVKDVVLAGFMTHMCVNSTARSAFNLGFRPTVVAAATATRDLPAPDGSVVPAAQLQAASLAALADLFAVVAPRAADLKD